Proteins from one Corynebacterium testudinoris genomic window:
- the lpqB gene encoding MtrAB system accessory lipoprotein LpqB, producing MTSTRKPRPVRTLLAAVSCALLTAGCTTLPSNTEPQALRSFDVPTESATNRGPEPGREPDLLLRDFYTSSAQPTQDYFAARSYLMPETAEQWNPQESLLVVDRIDLNTQPGSTSDKRTFSVRGAVIGRIAAGGSYEPENGVYEATIEMARNTSGEWRISSLPAGIVLERTEMRNQFQPQLVYFFEPTNQALVMDRRWIYSGHESLDAVLISLIMEGPSRLLAPAVNNDLPAEATFAGINDGIYQFTGFTGMDADARLRFAAQLVWTLASANVPEPYSVQVDGAPIVPGYGELTTDDFAKFNPQVTNVANTPLFALTDGVVHRVSATAVTPVEGDLGTMGGVTSVDIITEGAAAAVRKVGNESELYVGDLDGNLEPVLKAETISRPTFELDPSALWAVIDGRTVERIVISGVVGGVSRTEVDISALDAMGGDISVLRLSRTGARVAMIVDGRVYAGVVSRPGPGQRRVVNVHELAPQLGATALSLDWQPDGSLIVGTSTPETPIWRVEQDGSAATSLPSGNITAPVVAVAASSTTIYLTDALAVRQMPTTGGDNAFWREVAGLQGVRSAAVIAN from the coding sequence ATGACATCCACCCGAAAGCCCCGTCCCGTTCGCACCCTGCTGGCCGCCGTGTCCTGCGCCCTGCTCACCGCTGGCTGCACGACACTGCCCTCGAATACCGAGCCCCAGGCTCTGCGCTCCTTCGACGTCCCCACCGAATCCGCTACCAACCGGGGTCCGGAGCCGGGCCGCGAGCCCGACCTCCTCCTGCGCGACTTCTACACCTCCTCTGCGCAGCCCACCCAGGATTACTTCGCCGCCCGTTCCTATCTCATGCCGGAGACCGCTGAGCAGTGGAATCCCCAAGAGTCGCTGCTGGTGGTCGATCGCATCGACCTCAATACCCAGCCGGGCTCGACGTCAGACAAGCGCACCTTCAGTGTCCGGGGCGCCGTCATCGGCCGGATTGCCGCCGGAGGTTCTTATGAGCCGGAAAACGGCGTGTACGAAGCGACCATTGAGATGGCGCGCAATACCTCCGGCGAGTGGCGGATCAGTTCTCTGCCCGCCGGGATCGTCCTCGAGCGCACTGAGATGCGTAATCAATTCCAGCCGCAGCTGGTCTACTTCTTCGAGCCGACGAATCAGGCGCTGGTGATGGACCGCCGGTGGATCTACAGCGGCCATGAGTCGCTCGACGCGGTGCTCATTTCCCTCATCATGGAGGGCCCGTCACGCCTGTTGGCTCCAGCGGTGAACAATGACCTGCCTGCGGAGGCGACCTTCGCCGGCATCAACGACGGTATCTACCAATTCACTGGCTTTACCGGTATGGATGCCGATGCCCGCCTGCGCTTCGCCGCCCAACTCGTGTGGACCCTGGCCAGCGCGAATGTGCCCGAGCCCTACTCGGTCCAGGTGGACGGAGCGCCCATTGTTCCGGGCTATGGCGAGCTGACCACTGATGATTTTGCCAAGTTCAATCCCCAGGTCACCAACGTGGCCAACACTCCCTTGTTCGCACTGACTGATGGCGTGGTTCACCGAGTCTCCGCCACCGCGGTAACGCCGGTAGAGGGGGATTTGGGAACCATGGGTGGCGTGACTTCCGTGGACATCATCACCGAAGGAGCGGCGGCGGCCGTGCGCAAGGTCGGCAACGAATCTGAACTCTACGTCGGGGATTTGGACGGAAACCTGGAGCCGGTGCTCAAGGCGGAGACGATTTCTCGGCCCACCTTTGAGCTTGACCCCTCCGCGCTGTGGGCCGTCATCGATGGCCGCACCGTCGAGCGGATCGTCATCTCTGGTGTGGTCGGCGGCGTCTCCCGCACCGAGGTGGACATCAGCGCTCTCGATGCCATGGGCGGCGATATTTCCGTCCTGCGCCTGTCTCGCACGGGCGCCCGCGTGGCCATGATTGTTGATGGCCGGGTCTACGCCGGCGTGGTCAGCCGCCCGGGCCCCGGTCAGCGGCGCGTGGTCAACGTCCACGAGCTGGCCCCGCAGCTGGGAGCCACGGCGCTGTCGTTGGACTGGCAACCCGATGGCTCACTCATCGTGGGCACCTCAACTCCTGAGACCCCGATTTGGCGAGTGGAGCAGGACGGGTCGGCCGCGACCTCCCTGCCGTCCGGCAACATCACGGCACCCGTCGTTGCCGTCGCGGCTTCTTCGACAACGATCTACCTCACCGACGCCCTCGCGGTGCGGCAGATGCCCACCACGGGCGGGGACAATGCCTTCTGGCGAGAAGTCGCAGGCCTCCAGGGCGTGCGTTCGGCCGCGGTGATCGCCAACTGA
- the mtrA gene encoding MtrAB system response regulator MtrA — MAAKILVVDDDPSISDMLALVLETEGYEPIPIMDGNEAVPAFQDNQPDLVLLDLMLPGMNGVDICRAIRLESSVPIIMLTAKTDTVDVVLGLETGADDYMTKPFKPKELIARIRARLRGTEAGPAEILEVGDLSIDVPEHTVKRGNEEISLTPLEFDLLLELARKPRQVHTREELLETVWGYRHASDTRLVNVHVQRLRAKIEKDPENPQIVLTVRGVGYKTGLGE; from the coding sequence ATGGCTGCCAAGATTCTTGTTGTTGACGACGACCCATCCATCTCTGACATGCTCGCCCTCGTCCTGGAGACGGAGGGCTACGAGCCGATCCCGATCATGGACGGCAACGAAGCCGTCCCGGCCTTCCAGGACAACCAGCCGGACTTGGTCCTGCTTGACCTCATGCTCCCCGGGATGAACGGCGTCGACATCTGCCGAGCCATCCGCCTGGAGTCCTCGGTGCCCATCATCATGCTCACGGCCAAAACCGACACCGTCGACGTGGTCCTCGGCCTGGAGACCGGCGCCGATGACTACATGACCAAGCCGTTCAAGCCGAAAGAGCTCATCGCCCGCATCCGCGCCCGCCTGCGCGGCACCGAGGCCGGCCCGGCCGAAATCCTCGAAGTCGGCGACCTGAGCATCGACGTCCCCGAGCACACCGTCAAACGCGGCAACGAGGAAATTTCCCTCACCCCGCTCGAGTTCGATCTCCTGCTTGAGCTGGCCCGCAAACCGCGCCAGGTGCACACCCGCGAGGAACTGCTGGAGACGGTGTGGGGCTACCGCCACGCCTCCGATACCCGCCTGGTGAACGTCCACGTGCAGCGCCTGCGCGCGAAGATTGAAAAAGACCCGGAGAACCCGCAGATCGTGCTCACCGTGCGCGGAGTGGGATACAAGACGGGCCTGGGGGAGTAG
- the mtrB gene encoding MtrAB system histidine kinase MtrB, with translation MWRTSLQVRVLGMIFAAAAIVMGILGGVLVSVVTSQLVDAKLEVATSEIERARVAVEQQIDATGTSNTLQVRINSARASLTQRSAQPGESSTAYEPVIVVTDQNGTTTTSPSGYRIPEKLRRFVSEGQVSYQFADIDRADGSSYNALVIGTPTNTDIPNLQVYLVLSAESDESTLAMMRGLLSAAGVVVVVLLVGIAWLATQQVTAPVRSASRIAQRLAAGHLRERMIVDGEDEMARLALSFNDMAEKLSKQIHQLEEYGNLQRQFTSDVSHELRTPLTTVRMAADMIASDPDNLEPHTRRASELMIRELDRFEELLADLLEISRYDAGMADLSEARIDARSCITAAWESVEHLASKLDVVVNFDVPDEPIYITADSRRIERVLRNLFANAIDHSEGNPIDVTLAANDDAIAITVSDHGVGLKPGQEELVFNRFWRADASRRRHSGGTGLGLAIAREDVALHGGQLDAVGNFGVGSQFRVTLPREPGFPYTESPLELEAPVS, from the coding sequence ATGTGGCGGACCTCCTTGCAGGTCCGCGTCCTCGGGATGATCTTCGCTGCCGCGGCGATCGTCATGGGAATCTTAGGAGGTGTCCTCGTTTCTGTGGTCACCTCCCAGCTCGTCGACGCCAAACTCGAGGTCGCTACCTCCGAGATTGAGCGGGCGCGGGTCGCAGTGGAGCAGCAAATCGATGCCACCGGCACGTCGAACACCCTGCAGGTGCGGATCAACTCGGCGCGAGCGTCCCTGACGCAGCGCAGCGCCCAACCGGGGGAGTCCTCGACGGCGTATGAGCCGGTCATCGTGGTCACCGACCAAAACGGCACGACGACCACCTCGCCCTCGGGCTACCGCATCCCGGAGAAGCTGCGCCGCTTCGTCTCGGAAGGGCAGGTGTCCTACCAATTCGCCGACATCGACCGGGCGGATGGGTCGAGCTACAACGCCCTGGTCATTGGCACCCCCACCAACACGGACATCCCCAATCTGCAGGTCTACCTCGTCCTCTCGGCGGAATCGGATGAATCGACCCTGGCGATGATGCGCGGGCTGCTCTCCGCCGCCGGCGTCGTCGTCGTGGTCCTCCTCGTCGGTATCGCCTGGCTGGCCACCCAGCAGGTGACCGCCCCGGTGCGTTCGGCCTCCCGGATCGCCCAGCGCCTCGCCGCCGGGCACCTGCGGGAGCGAATGATCGTCGACGGGGAGGACGAGATGGCCCGCCTGGCGCTGAGCTTCAACGATATGGCGGAGAAACTGTCGAAGCAGATCCACCAGTTGGAGGAATACGGCAACCTGCAACGCCAATTCACCTCGGATGTCTCCCACGAGCTGCGGACCCCACTGACCACCGTGCGCATGGCGGCAGACATGATCGCCTCCGATCCGGACAACCTCGAACCGCACACCCGCCGCGCCTCGGAACTGATGATCCGCGAGCTCGACCGCTTCGAAGAATTGCTCGCCGATCTGCTGGAGATTTCCCGCTACGACGCCGGCATGGCCGACCTCTCCGAGGCGCGTATCGATGCCCGCTCGTGCATCACCGCCGCCTGGGAATCCGTCGAGCACCTGGCCAGCAAGCTCGACGTCGTGGTCAACTTCGACGTCCCCGACGAGCCGATCTACATCACCGCCGATTCCCGCCGGATCGAACGCGTCCTGCGCAACCTCTTCGCCAACGCCATCGATCACTCCGAAGGAAACCCGATCGACGTCACGTTGGCGGCCAACGACGACGCCATCGCCATCACCGTTTCTGACCACGGCGTGGGCCTCAAACCGGGGCAAGAGGAGCTGGTATTCAACCGCTTCTGGCGGGCCGATGCCTCCAGGCGCCGCCATTCCGGCGGCACCGGCCTCGGCCTCGCCATCGCCCGCGAAGACGTCGCCCTCCACGGCGGACAGCTCGACGCCGTGGGCAACTTCGGCGTGGGATCGCAATTCCGCGTCACCTTGCCCCGGGAGCCCGGCTTCCCCTACACCGAAAGCCCATTGGAATTGGAGGCTCCGGTCTCATGA